In one Brassica oleracea var. oleracea cultivar TO1000 chromosome C9, BOL, whole genome shotgun sequence genomic region, the following are encoded:
- the LOC106315779 gene encoding transcription repressor MYB6: MGRHSCCYKQKLRKGLWSPEEDEKLLRYITKYGHGCWSSVPKQAGLQRCGKSCRLRWINYLRPDLKRGAFSQDEENLIIELHAVLGNRWSQIAAQLPGRTDNEIKNLWNSSLKKKLRLRGIDPVTHKLLAEIETGTDDNTTPVEKCQTTYLIETEGSSSTTTGSTNHNNSNTDHLYTGNFGFQRLSLETGSRIQTGIWIPQTGRNHHVDTVPSAVVLPGSMFSSGLTDSTTGYRSSNLGLTELDNSFSTGPMITEQHLQESNYNNSTFFGTGNLSWGLTMEENQFTISNNSLQNHSNSSLYSEIKSETNFFGTEAANVGMWPCNQLQPQQHAYGHI, from the exons ATGGGAAGACATTCATGCTGTTACAAACAGAAGCTGAGGAAAGGACTTTGGTCTCCTGAAGAAGACGAGAAGCTTCTTAGGTACATCACTAAGTACGGCCATGGCTGCTGGAGCTCTGTCCCTAAACAAGCTG GTTTGCAGAGATGTGGAAAGAGCTGTAGATTAAGATGGATAAACTATCTAAGACCAGATTTGAAGCGAGGAGCATTTTCACAGGATGAAGAAAACCTTATTATTGAACTTCATGCCGTTCTTGGCAACAG GTGGTCTCAGATTGCTGCACAGCTTCCTGGTAGAACCGACAATGAAATCAAAAATCTATGGAACTCTTCCTTAAAGAAGAAACTGAGGTTGAGAGGAATTGATCCGGTTACACACAAGCTCTTAGCCGAAATTGAAACCGGTACAGATGACAATACCACACCGGTTGAGAAGTGTCAAACGACCTACCTCATTGAGACAGAAGGCTCCTCTAGTACCACCACTGGCAGCACTAACCACAACAACAGCAACACCGATCATCTTTATACCGGAAATTTTGGTTTCCAACGGTTAAGTCTTGAGACTGGTTCAAGAATACAAACCGGAATCTGGATTCCCCAAACCGGGAGAAATCATCATGTTGATACCGTACCTAGTGCAGTGGTGCTACCCGGTTCAATGTTCTCATCTGGCTTAACCGATTCAACAACCGGTTACAGATCATCCAATCTCGGTTTAACTGAATTGGATAACTCTTTCTCGACCGGGCCAATGATTACAGAGCAGCACCTTCAAGAGAGTAACTACAACAATTCGACATTCTTTGGAACTGGGAATCTTAGTTGGGGATTAACCATGGAAGAAAATCAATTTACAATATCGAATAATTCGTTACAGAATCACTCAAACTCGTCGTTGTATAGTGAAATCAAATCCGAGACCAATTTTTTCGGTACGGAGGCTGCAAATGTTGGTATGTGGCCATGTAACCAGCTTCAGCCTCAGCAACATGCATATGGCCATATTTAA
- the LOC106314051 gene encoding uncharacterized protein LOC106314051, whose protein sequence is MTCVSSVSYSYLVNGAAQGRVIPSRGIRQGDPLSPYLFILCTEVLSGLCKRAQMKGEVIGIKVSRNSPAINHLLFADDTMFFSRTDQRSCKSLMSILKRYEDASGQSINFDKSSITFGAKTPGEVKLRIREQFQITNEGGIGKYLGLPEHFGRRKRDIFAVLVDKLRQKAHSWTTRFLSGAGKMVLLKSVLAAMPTYSMSCFKLHLSLIKQLQSVLTRFWWDLSPKIKKMCWVSWSNLSKPKNAGGLGFRELAQFNDAMLAKISWRLLKDPNSLLGRILFGKYCLHTPFLETPVATGISHGWRGILVGRDLLAKGLGWALGSGHNVDIWTEPWLSTSDPCVLMGPPTEGNKAWKVSNLINPASHDWDVKLIREHLPQYEEAIRRLIPSAFPLEDERVWLPNASGVYSTRSGYAIAKLCNGDALDRVFDWKKNVWMVDTSPKLKHFLWKTNSKALPVGSVLESRGLSVAATCRRCGAPETELHVLFHCPYAIKVWELTPCIHKPLMNIASIDQFLFHCRKLISLPPTGLGSTPLYPWILWTLWTNSNKLCFEDVYFSEESAVLKAIQDARAWKAAQTHVEKPSLPHSVVPSLPVQSANSYTWSSFSDAAWDSSSGNCGLGWQLRDSTDSCTEQGSSHRRFVPSALVAEALAVKAALTAATSSQVCSIRVYSDSKSLIKLLNSQDCDVSLKGVLHDINCLAHSFESISFCFIPRLANCVADSIAKTALYDLQSSV, encoded by the coding sequence ATGACCTGTGTCTCGTCGGTCTCGTACTCGTACCTAGTCAATGGAGCTGCGCAGGGGCGAGTTATACCGTCGAGGGGGATACGGCAAGGCGACCCCTTATCCCCGTATCTCTTTATTCTCTGTACGGAAGTACTTTCGGGTCTTTGTAAGAGAGCACAAATGAAAGGAGAGGTGATCGGTATCAAAGTCTCCCGCAACAGCCCGGCTATCAACCACCTCTTATTCGCGGATGATACCATGTTCTTTAGTAGAACAGACCAAAGGAGCTGCAAGTCGCTTATGTCGATTCTTAAGCGGTACGAGGATGCATCAGGCCAGAGCATTAATTTTGATAAATCATCCATCACATTCGGAGCCAAGACACCAGGAGAAGTTAAGCTGCGTATCCGAGAGCAGTTCCAAATCACAAATGAAGGAGGTATTGGCAAGTATCTCGGATTACCGGAACACTTTGGAAGGAGAAAGCGCGATATTTTTGCTGTCCTGGTGGATAAGTTAAGGCAAAAGGCACATAGTTGGACTACTAGATTTCTCTCCGGTGCCGGGAAAATGGTCCTTTTGAAGTCAGTTTTAGCGGCGATGCCTACATACTCCATGTCTTGTTTCAAACTGCATCTCTCCCTTATCAAGCAACTTCAATCAGTGCTTACGAGATTCTGGTGGGATCTATCCCCGAAGATCAAGAAGATGTGCTGGGTCTCGTGGAGTAATCTATCTAAGCCCAAGAATGCTGGAGGCCTTGGGTTTCGGGAATTAGCTCAGTTCAATGATGCGATGCTAGCAAAAATTTCTTGGAGGCTACTCAAGGATCCTAACTCCTTGCTTGGTAGGATTCTGTTTGGCAAGTACTGTCTTCATACTCCCTTCCTCGAAACACCGGTGGCAACAGGCATATCACATGGGTGGCGAGGTATTTTGGTGGGACGGGATCTCTTAGCGAAGGGACTGGGTTGGGCTCTGGGTTCTGGACACAATGTGGACATCTGGACAGAGCCTTGGTTATCTACCTCAGACCCATGTGTCCTAATGGGACCTCCGACTGAGGGAAACAAAGCGTGGAAAGTCAGTAACCTGATTAACCCTGCATCTCACGACTGGGATGTTAAGCTCATTAGAGAACATTTACCTCAGTATGAGGAGGCCATCCGAAGACTAATTCCGAGTGCCTTTCCATTGGAAGATGAAAGGGTCTGGCTCCCTAATGCCTCTGGCGTCTACTCGACGAGATCTGGGTACGCTATAGCTAAGCTTTGTAATGGCGATGCTTTGGACCGAGTTTTTGATTGGAAGAAGAACGTGTGGATGGTGGATACGTCACCAAAGCTTAAACACTTTCTCTGGAAGACGAACAGCAAAGCCCTTCCGGTAGGATCGGTACTGGAAAGCAGAGGACTGAGTGTCGCTGCTACTTGCCGTCGCTGTGGAGCGCCAGAGACTGAACTCCACGTTTTATTCCACTGTCCCTATGCAATAAAAGTCTGGGAACTGACTCCGTGTATCCATAAACCTCTGATGAATATCGCTTCTATCGACCAGTTCCTGTTTCACTGTCGCAAGCTGATCTCTCTTCCTCCAACGGGCTTAGGATCAACCCCCCTGTATCCTTGGATCCTCTGGACCCTATGGACAAATAGCAATAAACTATGCTTTGAGGATGTTTATTTCTCTGAAGAAAGTGCGGTCTTGAAAGCAATTCAAGATGCTCGAGCTTGGAAGGCTGCTCAGACTCATGTCGAAAAGCCTTCTCTACCACATTCTGTGGTCCCGTCTTTACCTGTACAATCTGCTAACTCTTATACTTGGTCTTCATTCTCAGATGCAGCTTGGGACTCCTCTTCAGGTAATTGCGGCTTGGGCTGGCAACTCCGAGACTCTACGGATAGTTGCACAGAACAGGGTTCCTCTCACCGACGTTTCGTTCCCTCGGCTCTTGTGGCGGAGGCGCTGGCGGTTAAGGCTGCTTTGACGGCAGCTACATCTTCTCAGGTCTGTAGCATTCGTGTCTACTCAGACTCAAAGTCTCTCATCAAACTCTTGAACTCTCAGGATTGTGATGTTAGCTTGAAAGGTGTGCTTCATGATATCAATTGTCTGGCACACTCTTTTGAATCTATCTCCTTTTGTTTTATCCCGCGTTTAGCAAACTGTGTTGCTGATTCCATTGCGAAAACAGCTTTGTATGATCTACAATCCTCTGTTTGA
- the LOC106314052 gene encoding uncharacterized protein LOC106314052 translates to MGAWSKPLQFTPPPTPPEPATPKLGFTEVVKSQIACFWPTINESIVKGHKHTKEKLAYPVQTTSQLPMEKLPPPVLKEDGSLRFPWAARMNQSSRNLFRAAEPTYRPDGTPQVTIPSNVLRLGPENKEKYIVGQFNRCTNPPGGLIHAVLNRLWGRECKISCRKLGESSPVDSLKIPEISTLPVWVTLKNIPDSCYSRLGISHIASGLGEPMLTHRPRLDPTSMGEAKILVEIELDKPFPKLIALDDKQGNIYLRCLLPAKTLGTAHVTKDTQKPNEEIPMVDIVKLLQQSPATPATNFDQNPSSTSTHQSPETPKRSPPTSNSEDPTDGPSSNVHEVHSIPRSKSDTTLPSLAVTVAAPSALQIMEETPSPVHIREASHTYETEQHFGESFNQDSPHSQNRNEEGMLLVGETSGYNTTRGGRPIKPTQKVQDMEWKTVRGRGKRGRRSRGNYYH, encoded by the exons ATGGGAGCGTGGTCGAAACCACTCCAATTCACCCCACCTCCAACACCTCCAGAACCTGCTACTCCTAAACTTGGTTTCACAGAAGTTGTAAAAAGCCAAATAGCTTGTTTCTGGCCTACAATAAATGAGTCTATTGTCAAGGGTCACAAGCATACGAAAGAAAAATTGGCGTATCCGGTCCAAACAACCTCCCAATTACCTATGGAAAAATTGCCACCTCCTGTGCTCAAGGAAGATGGTTCCCTCCGGTTTCCATGGGCAGCCCGAATGAATCAATCATCTAGAAATCTTTTCCGAGCTGCTGAACCGACGTATCGACCAGATGGAACTCCTCAGGTGACAATTCCTTCTAACGTCCTTAGACTAGGACCTGAGAATAAGGAAAAATACATTGTAGGACAGTTCAATAGATGCACTAACCCGCCTGGAGGTCTTATTCATGCTGTCTTGAATAGATTGTGGGGAAGAGAATGTAAGATATCTTGCCGGAAATTGGGAGAGTCGTC TCCGGTAGACTCGCTTAAAATCCCTGAGATTTCAACTCTCCCAGTCTGGGTCACCCTTAAGAATATCCCAGATTCTTGCTACTCAAGATTGGGTATCAGTCATATAGCATCAGGTTTGGGAGAGCCAATGCTTACTCATAGGCCTCGTTTAGATCCAACAAGTATGGGGGAAGCTAAAATTTTAGTGGAGATTGAGTTAGATAAACCATTCCCAAAGCTAATTGCGCTTGATGACAAGCAAGGCAACATCTACTTG AGGTGTCTACTACCTGCTAAGACTCTTGGAACAGCTCATGTCACAAAAGATACTCAGAAACCTAATGAAGAGATCCCAATGGTGGATATAGTTAAGCTGTTGCAACAATCCCCTGCTACCCCGGCTACCAACTTCGATCAAAACCCAAGCTCTACTTCCACACACCAATCGCCTGAGACTCCAAAAAGGTCTCCGCCTACTAGTAATTCTGAGGACCCCACTGATGGACCTTCCTCCAATGTGCACGAGGTACATTCTATTCCTCGTTCTAAGTCTGATACTACTTTACCATCGTTAGCAGTCACTGTCGCTGCGCCATCTGCGTTACAAATTATGGAGGAAACTCCATCTCCCGTACACATTAGAGAAGCCTCTCACACTTATGAAACTGAGCAACATTTTGGGGAGAGTTTTAACCAAGACTCACCTCACTCTCAAAACAGAAATGAGGAAGGTATGTTATTGGTTGGAGAAACATCTGGTTATAACACAACTAGAGGAGGAAGACCAATAAAACCGACTCAAAAAGTTCAAGATATGGAATGGAAAACTGTTAGAGGAAGGGGTAAACGAGGTCGTCGCAGCCGAGGGAACTACTATCACTAA